Proteins found in one Pectobacterium atrosepticum genomic segment:
- a CDS encoding LacI family DNA-binding transcriptional regulator has translation MKQKPITLHDVAEYAGVSYQTVSRVLNQAPHVSSRTRNKVEQAMAALNYTPNRVAQQLAGKTITTLGLVTTDLSLHAPSQIAAAIKSTASQLGINIVMSMLSSPDVNTCNNAVNDLLSQRVSGVIVNVPLSTDEVAHISQTCADTPVLFMDADPHTDILNVMFDPDHGARLAIAHLVELGHQHIALLTGPMTSISARLRYEGWLAELEKQQLSPASVLHGDWSAASGYYQTLALLGQSLRISAIVVANDQMALGVLRALHEYGLRVPEQMSVIGFDDTQDSAYYTPPLTTIRQDFRLLGKEGVTRLLATLRDPTQATSLLLPTELIVRHSTAIHSSTHASLQELTKNLLDITRQLQRL, from the coding sequence ATGAAACAGAAACCCATAACATTACATGATGTCGCCGAGTACGCAGGGGTTTCCTATCAGACGGTTTCCCGAGTGCTGAATCAAGCGCCTCATGTTTCATCCCGTACTCGCAATAAAGTGGAACAGGCGATGGCGGCGCTGAATTACACGCCTAACCGCGTCGCACAGCAGCTAGCAGGGAAAACCATCACCACGCTGGGGCTGGTAACAACCGATCTTTCACTCCATGCACCATCACAAATTGCTGCCGCGATTAAGAGTACCGCCAGCCAGCTGGGGATCAACATCGTGATGTCCATGCTGAGCAGCCCGGATGTCAACACGTGTAATAACGCCGTTAACGACCTGCTTTCTCAGCGGGTTAGCGGCGTCATCGTGAATGTTCCGCTATCGACGGATGAAGTCGCCCACATTAGCCAAACCTGTGCCGATACGCCCGTGCTGTTTATGGATGCCGATCCCCATACCGACATACTCAATGTCATGTTCGATCCCGACCACGGTGCGCGGTTGGCTATCGCGCATCTGGTGGAACTAGGGCATCAACATATCGCTCTGTTGACTGGGCCAATGACCTCGATTTCCGCACGCCTACGCTATGAAGGCTGGCTAGCCGAGCTAGAAAAACAGCAATTGTCCCCCGCTTCGGTACTGCACGGTGACTGGAGCGCTGCTTCCGGTTATTACCAAACACTGGCCCTGCTGGGACAATCCCTGCGCATATCCGCCATTGTTGTAGCGAACGATCAAATGGCGCTTGGCGTTCTACGCGCACTGCACGAATATGGCCTGCGCGTGCCGGAGCAGATGTCGGTGATCGGCTTTGACGATACTCAGGACAGCGCTTATTACACCCCGCCACTGACGACCATTCGCCAGGATTTCAGGCTATTAGGTAAAGAAGGCGTCACCCGTTTGCTCGCTACGCTGCGCGATCCTACTCAGGCCACTTCACTACTGTTACCCACCGAACTGATCGTACGCCATAGCACCGCCATCCATTCATCAACCCATGCTTCCCTGCAAGAATTAACAAAAAATCTGTTGGACATTACACGCCAGCTCCAGCGCTTGTAA